A single region of the Gossypium arboreum isolate Shixiya-1 chromosome 12, ASM2569848v2, whole genome shotgun sequence genome encodes:
- the LOC108478384 gene encoding uncharacterized protein LOC108478384, translated as MEGVSATMYKNLKGYWQRRGYIKLNGTKGGGRRSKVELGSSRRRRFWKIRVKAKLRLPSPKKFFVWLRDAYVKMMLGLANSRMVSTGYGGAIGDHHGIAALGKRPVKEYDEKMIVEIYKSLVMAQGQLVPREAGKLSSAIICQR; from the coding sequence ATGGAAGGTGTTTCAGCGACCATGTACAAGAATTTGAAAGGGTACTGGCAAAGGAGAGGATACATCAAGCTAAATGGTACGAAAGGAGGAGGACGGCGGAGCAAGGTGGAGCTTGGGTCGTCGCGGCGGAGGCGATTCTGGAAGATAAGGGTGAAAGCGAAGCTGAGATTACCTTCGCCCAAGAAGTTCTTTGTTTGGCTACGTGATGCGTACGTGAAAATGATGCTGGGGTTGGCTAACTCCCGGATGGTTAGTACCGGCTACGGTGGAGCTATTGGGGACCATCATGGGATTGCAGCCTTGGGGAAGCGTCCGGTTAAGGAGTACGATGAGAAAATGATCGTCGAGATCTATAAATCGTTGGTGATGGCGCAAGGTCAGCTGGTGCCTCGTGAAGCGGGGAAGCTCAGCTCTGCCATTATTTGTCAACGGTGA